The sequence ACCGATATTTTTGCTACTAACGGTATCGCTGTTTCTACTAGCTCAGGTTTATCCTTACAACGCCCACCCAAAGCCGTACCAAATACTTGAGATATCGCAACGCTGAAAAATGAAGAAGCTACATAAGGGCGATCGTTTACATAAGCATCCAGCGTCAAAGTTCTCTTTCTAACTAGTTTTACCGGATTAATATCTAATAATAACGCTGCGGTACATCGTTGTTCGTTAGCTTCCGGGTAGAAAACATGTGCTTCTCCAAAGGGAAGCGAAAACGACTGACAGCGATTTGGATGTTTGTGGAGAAGATAACCCAAATCGGTGGCTGGTTGGTGGGTGGTAGCGATGGTTAGCAGCATTTTGTTAAAGCATGGGGAGACAGTCTTTAAGGTAACATTTTAGATATTTTTTTAACGCAGAGGAGGGCAAAGGTAAACGCGGAGGAAGAAAAAACATTAGTAACTATAATGCGGCTTCTGAAATTTTGCGTAAAAAAACATATATATATATTCTCGTAAAAGGTTTATAGAATCCTGATAAGCAATGATAGGGTTTAAAAAGCTCTTTTATACTCCGCAAAAATCTGAACAGATACGTAATTATGTCTAACAATGCTTACACTACTGGTGAAAATCTTTTGGGATTTGAAGAAAGTGTTTTAGAGGATTTAGGTCAAGGATATAACTTAGTTGATGTTGCGTATGGTGATGGTAAGTGGGTTGGAATTTATCAAGACACACCTGGGAATAGTAGTTTTATCGCTGTAAGCAGTGCTGAGGAACTTACACAAACTGTTCAACAGCAGTGGGAGCAAGGAGGATATCGCTTAACTGATGTTGAATACGGTGAAGCACTGCGTTGCGGAGGTTCCCTCCGTTGTAGCAAGTGCTGAACCCGAAGGGTGATGGTGTTTGGTTCGGGACTTTTGAAGAAAATTATGGTGCTAATACTTATAGCCTTTCAACCAGTCTTACTGAACTTACAGAAGATATTTCAGAAGTATGGAATTGGAATAAAGGATATGACTTAGTTGATGTTGAATACGGTGATGGTATCTGGTTTGGGACTTTTCGAGATGTTCCTGGTACTGGTGGTTATAACACTGCAAGCAGTATTGATGAATTCAAACAAGATATTTCAGCAAGATGGGAAGAAGGATATGACTTAGTTGATGTTGAATACGGTGATGGTATCTGGTTTGGGGTTTTTCAACAAAATTACAGTATTAACAGTGGTTATGTCTCTGGAAGCACTTTTGATGAACTTCTAGCAGATGGTAAAGAATTATTTAGCCAAGGATACGAATTAGTTAATGTTGAATACGGTGATGGTATTTGGTTTGGGACTATAGAAAAACAGACTGATACGGCTTTCTATGACAGCTACCTCGATTCATCACTACAGTTAACTGAGATAAGCTTAGAGCCAGATTTTTTATTACAGGATTTTTGAAAAGTCAGGTATATTGTAAAAAAGCTCTCTCAGTATACGCTGTGAATAGATATTACGCGGCACCGAGAAAAATCCTACCGTCCTACCTACGTTCGTTGTCAAAAAATCTAGTCCACGCAGGTGGACTTCGTAATTGTAGCCCCAGACTTTCAGTCTGCGGGCTTACCAATTACCAATTAACAATTACCCATCACCAATCCCCATCCCCAATTACGAATTGCGAATTGTTAAAAAGGCGCATATTTGACTCCAAAAAAACCCAAAATACCGGAGACTGAAAAAATAGCAGTTAATATTAATCCCAGTCTCCACCGTGAAGATTTCTACAAATTACTCAGCAGCAACCGAATCCCGTAAAGCCGACCACATCCGCATCTGTCTGGAGGAAGATGTTCAGTTTCGTCAAACTACTAGTGGGTTGGAAAGATATCGTTTTGACCATTGTTGTCTACCAGAAATTGACCGCTCGGAAATTGACATCAGTACTACATTTTTAGGTAAACCTATGAATGCACCGTTGCTAATTTCTTCGATGACTGGGGGAACTCAAGAAGCTAAAACTATCAATACTCGTTTAGCGAAAGTTGCTCAACATTACAGGTTGGCTATGGGTGTCGGCTCTCAACGAGTTGCGGTAGAGAATCCGCAGGTTTCTGATACTTTTGCAGTTCGCAAATATGCTCCCGATATATTATTGTTTGCTAATTTGGGAGCAATTCAACTCAATTACAGTTACGGTTTGGATGAATGTCTGCGAGTTGTCGATCTTCTCGAAGCCGATGCGCTGATTTTGCATCTCAACCCGCTACAAGAATGCATTCAGCCCAAAGGTGATACTAATTTCTGTGGAGTTTTGGACAAAATTGCCACTTTATGCGATAAATTACCGGTACCTGTAATTGTTAAAGAAGTCGGTAATGGCATTTCAGCGAAAATGGCTCATAAGCTGATTGGTGCAGGAGTGACGGCGATTGATGTGGCTGGCGCGGGGGGCACTTCTTGGGCTTTGGTAGAAAGCGAGCGTGCTGATAATGTTTTACAGCGGCGTTTGGGTAGAACCTTCGCTGATTGGGGCGTACCAACCGCTGAGTGCATCACCGGAATCAGCGCGATCGCACCGGAGATACCTTTGATTGCTTCGGGAGGTTTGCGTCATGGCGTGGATGTGGCAAAAGCTATTGCGTTAGGAGCGGATTTAGCTGGATTGGCGATGCCGTTTTTGCAAGCTGCAACATCATCGGAAGCTACACTTTACGATTTAGCAAAAGTTTTAATTGCGGAAATTAGCACCGTACTATTTTGTACTGGTAACGCTACACTAGAACAGCTTAAACATTCTGATAGTTTACAAAAAGCAGTTGAATAATTCTATATCTCAATTATTGAGCATTTTTTCGGTGTTAGGAACAATATTTTTAGGAGACATTAGAAATATAAGGTAAATAATGCAGGATAATTTTTGAAATATGAAGTAATGCACGGAGGAAAATTTTGACAAGGTAGTTGTGCTTATGCGCTTATGCACTACTACAATTTTTACAATATAGTTAAGCGTAAATATTTATTAGTAAAACCGGGGATAATATGCGTAATTTTATTAAACAAACTTTTGCTAGCTTAATTGGAAGTTTATTAGGGCTGTTTATTTTTGGAGGTATCAGTACTGTAGGATTTTTCTTATTAGTTTTTGCTGCCGCTTCTTCAGATTCAGGACCAAAAGTAAAAGATTCTTCAATGTTGGTATTTGATTTATCAACTCAAATTACTGATGGAAAACCCGATTCCGGTTTAGTTTTACAGCAAGCGCTTTCGGGTAATTATCGGAAGCAGATGACATTACGTTCGGTTTTAGATGCTTTGGAAAAAGCTCGTACCGATAAGCAAATTGTAGGGGTTTATTTGGATGCAAGAGACGCATCGGGAGCGGGAAGTGCGGGTTTTGCAACTCTTAAGGAGATTCGTCAGGCATTAGCAAAATTTCGCGATTCTGGTAAAAAAGTTGTTGCTTACGGTGTGGGATGGGGTGAAAAAGAATACTATCTCAGTTCGGTGGCGAATACCGTTATGGTTAATCCTTATGGAGGAATGGAAATTAATGGTTTCAGCTCGCAACCGATGTTTTTAGCTGGAGCTTTGGAAAAGTTTGGTGTTGGAGTGCAGATTGTTCGGGTAGGAAAGTTCAAAGGTGCAGTTGAGCCTTTGGTTTTAAAACAATTAAGTCCAGAAAATCGCGAGCAAATTCAAACATTATTGAATGATTTATGGGGTGAATGGCGCGGTACTGTAGGTAAAAGTCGTAAAATGACTCCCCAGCAGCTACAAACAATTGCCGATACTAAAGGTCTTTTGGAACCCGATGAAGCTAAAACCAACCGTTTGGTGGATAAAGTAGCATATTTTGATGAAGTAGTTACAGAACTTAAAGAGTTTACCAAAACCGACAGTAAAGAAAAATCTTTTAAACAAATTGATATAGATGAATACGCTCAAATTGCTGATAAAAGTTTGAGTAAAAGAAGTTCAGAAAATAAAATAGCGGTAGTTTATGCAGAGGGTGGTATAGTTAACGGCAATGGTGATGCTGGAGAAGTCGGAGGAACCCGCTTTGCTAAGATTTTCCGCCGTCTTCGTCAAGATAAAGATGTCAAAGCGGTGGTTTTACGGGTAAATTCTCCCGGTGGTAGCGCTACTGCATCGGAAATAATTCAACGAGAAATTAAATTAACTCGCGATGTGAAGCCAGTTGTGGTATCGATGGGCGATACAGCCGCATCCGGTGGTTATTGGATAGCTGTAGATTCCAACCGCATTTTTGCCGAACCAAATACAATTACGGGTTCGATTGGCGTATTTGGCAGCATACCCAATATTCAAAAATTAGCTAACGACAACGGTATTACTTGGGATAGTGTCAAAACAGGAAAATACGCCGACATTGGTACTACAACTCGTCCCCAATCGCAAGCAGAACTAGCTATATTTCAAAACAGCGTCAATCGAATTTACAATAAATTTCTCGAAAAAGTCGCTAAAGGTAGAAATTTGCCTCAAGCCAAGGTTGCAGAAATTGCTCAAGGAAGAGTTTGGTCTGGTAAAACTGCAAAAGACATTGGTTTAGTCGATGAAATTGGTGGTTTAGATGCAGCTATCGAATATGCTGCAACAGAAGCAAAGTTAGGAGAAAAATGGCAATTACAAGAGTATCCCAAAGCCAGTAGCTTTAGCGAAAGATTTTTTGGAAAGGCTTCAGAAGAAACTCAAACTATTTTTAAAAGTAGCAAGAACAAAAATATACTCGAATCAAATCATCCTTTGACAGTTGAATTTAAGAAATTAAAAGCAGAAATAGCAGCCGTACAAAATATGAATGACCCTTCCGGTGTATATGCTCGTTTACCTTTTAATTTGATAATTGAGTAGAATCGATTATCAATAATTGATTGGTGTATATTCCCAAAGCGGGCAGGAATGCCCGCATGAAACGATTTTGAATGATTTATCTTTGTCTTGTATAAAATATACCGTTAAGTACTAAACCGTTTCTATCTCCGGGTACGTAAAAAGCAATATGATTGGTTTGTTTACCATCGGGATAATTGAAAGTTAAGTCATATCCGTTTATTCTAAAATTTCCATAATTGCGACTATTGCGACTCCCAACACCACTTCCACTACGTCTACCTCTGCGATTACGAGTTGAAGCATCTACGCCTATAAAGCTAGAACTTTGAAATTGACCATTGGGATAAAAAACAAATTTACCTTCATTGTACCGATTAACGCGAGGCGCTCTACCAATAATTAAACCAACAGAACGAAAGGACCCTTAAACAGTCATTTAAGAAGACATTTAATAGCTTTAGAAGCACAACCAGAATTAGCAATTGCTTTTCAAAAAGTTATTAATTCAAGTTGTCCAGTTAATATACCTGCTTTGGAAATGTTTAAATTACATAGTATGGGATTAGTCACAATAAAGAGGAGTAAAGCAATTCTATATTGCCAACTTTATCGTCAGTATTTTCGAGAAATGAATAGATTTTAAAAACTTGTTTAAAATAATTGTACGGTGTGTAACGGCTATAATATTAATATTACGGTATGTCATTGCGAGCGAAGCAATCCCAAGGACTCGGATTATTTCATTCCACTCGCAATGACAAATGTTCATCCGAACATAATATTACTTAAACACTTTTCAGCACAACCTGAATACCTGTCTTCGGACGCAGAGTAACTGAAGGTTGTTTCTCAATTACCTGGTTGGGTACAAGTTCTAGGTGAAACGACTGGGCTATTGTAGCTAGCAATAATACCGCTTCCATCATGGCGAAGCTTTTACCAATGCAAACACGCGGTCCATCACCAAAGGGGAAATATACACCTCGTGGTAAAGTTTTCTCAAAATCATTAGCCCAACGCTCTGGATTAAACACTTCTGGATTTGTAAAATAGCGAGAATCGTGATGCATCACCCATTGACTGATATTAAGGGTTGTTCCTTTGGGAATACTGTATCCGCCAATTTCACAATCCTCTGTGGCTTGTCTGCTTAAGTCAGTAACAGTAGGATATAGTCGTAAAGCTTCTTTAATCACCATAGTTGTGTAGGGTAGCCGCTGCAAATCTTCAATGGTGGGCGCATTACCCTGCAAAACAGCCTTTAGCTCTTCGTCTAGTTTGGCTCTAATATCAGGATTTTCTCCGAGCAGCATCCATGCCCAAGACAGTGTATTGGCGGTGGTTTCATGTCCTGCTACGATGAGGGTCGCGACTTCGTCTCGTAGCTGCCGGTTTGTCATGCGGCTACCATCGTCAGCATCTTCTACTTTCATCAGCATACCCAGCAAGTCATTGCCATACTCGCCAGTTTCGCGGCGATGCTCAATCATGGCATAAACTGTTTCATCAAGCAACACAATAGCATCCTCATAACGCTTATCTGCGGGTGTCTTTGTTTCATCTCCAGCTAAGAGTGAATTAGTCTTTTCAACAAACCAATTCATAGCTTCTTCTACTGCTTGAGCAACATTTCCCGCATCTCCACCTGCAATATCCTGGTTGAAAATAGTTTTCATCACAATATTGAGAGTGAGATGCATCATTTCTTGATGTATATCTAAAGTATCCTCAGCTTTCCAATTCTCTAACATCCGCTGAGTGTATTCAACCATAGTTTCACCGTAACCGTTAATTCGTCTTTGGTGAAAAATAGGTTGAGCAAGCCGTCGCTGACGCTGCCAAAAACTTCCTTCGCTGGTCAACAAACCGTTGCCTAATAAAGTCTTTAGCAATTCCATAT comes from Rivularia sp. PCC 7116 and encodes:
- the fni gene encoding type 2 isopentenyl-diphosphate Delta-isomerase, which codes for MKISTNYSAATESRKADHIRICLEEDVQFRQTTSGLERYRFDHCCLPEIDRSEIDISTTFLGKPMNAPLLISSMTGGTQEAKTINTRLAKVAQHYRLAMGVGSQRVAVENPQVSDTFAVRKYAPDILLFANLGAIQLNYSYGLDECLRVVDLLEADALILHLNPLQECIQPKGDTNFCGVLDKIATLCDKLPVPVIVKEVGNGISAKMAHKLIGAGVTAIDVAGAGGTSWALVESERADNVLQRRLGRTFADWGVPTAECITGISAIAPEIPLIASGGLRHGVDVAKAIALGADLAGLAMPFLQAATSSEATLYDLAKVLIAEISTVLFCTGNATLEQLKHSDSLQKAVE
- the sppA gene encoding signal peptide peptidase SppA; this translates as MRNFIKQTFASLIGSLLGLFIFGGISTVGFFLLVFAAASSDSGPKVKDSSMLVFDLSTQITDGKPDSGLVLQQALSGNYRKQMTLRSVLDALEKARTDKQIVGVYLDARDASGAGSAGFATLKEIRQALAKFRDSGKKVVAYGVGWGEKEYYLSSVANTVMVNPYGGMEINGFSSQPMFLAGALEKFGVGVQIVRVGKFKGAVEPLVLKQLSPENREQIQTLLNDLWGEWRGTVGKSRKMTPQQLQTIADTKGLLEPDEAKTNRLVDKVAYFDEVVTELKEFTKTDSKEKSFKQIDIDEYAQIADKSLSKRSSENKIAVVYAEGGIVNGNGDAGEVGGTRFAKIFRRLRQDKDVKAVVLRVNSPGGSATASEIIQREIKLTRDVKPVVVSMGDTAASGGYWIAVDSNRIFAEPNTITGSIGVFGSIPNIQKLANDNGITWDSVKTGKYADIGTTTRPQSQAELAIFQNSVNRIYNKFLEKVAKGRNLPQAKVAEIAQGRVWSGKTAKDIGLVDEIGGLDAAIEYAATEAKLGEKWQLQEYPKASSFSERFFGKASEETQTIFKSSKNKNILESNHPLTVEFKKLKAEIAAVQNMNDPSGVYARLPFNLIIE
- a CDS encoding cytochrome P450, producing the protein MTSNQGQSILSLSGPDAATAIEEYGQDPLAFMTGCARKYGEIVPIQLENDLFCLLTNPEHITQVLRDRQLFVKAEDMELLKTLLGNGLLTSEGSFWQRQRRLAQPIFHQRRINGYGETMVEYTQRMLENWKAEDTLDIHQEMMHLTLNIVMKTIFNQDIAGGDAGNVAQAVEEAMNWFVEKTNSLLAGDETKTPADKRYEDAIVLLDETVYAMIEHRRETGEYGNDLLGMLMKVEDADDGSRMTNRQLRDEVATLIVAGHETTANTLSWAWMLLGENPDIRAKLDEELKAVLQGNAPTIEDLQRLPYTTMVIKEALRLYPTVTDLSRQATEDCEIGGYSIPKGTTLNISQWVMHHDSRYFTNPEVFNPERWANDFEKTLPRGVYFPFGDGPRVCIGKSFAMMEAVLLLATIAQSFHLELVPNQVIEKQPSVTLRPKTGIQVVLKSV